From one Misgurnus anguillicaudatus chromosome 2, ASM2758022v2, whole genome shotgun sequence genomic stretch:
- the LOC141366178 gene encoding NACHT, LRR and PYD domains-containing protein 1 homolog, with translation MSISSNSVIAQYKQRICSEYQHVTEYNSLPGENVLLCERYTEPLIIQKHRDQKEREEEISSKGESFQQVLSSRSSHESVLNSLFHTDDHGITPRAVILQGNSGNGKSFAVQKIMMDWASGNLYKDQFDVVFHLKCKEINCISGEKSLLELLSWSCGLTSDEISQMLQRSSERVLFIIDGFDELRLTQDVYYMTSPTDPDQRCTPVLTLCALLRGHLQANSFLLVTSRSTATDTLSKLLKNPQRFTEIMGFSERGVEEYFQKFFQDEELFRNAYTFVKSNETLFTACSIPVICWIICTVIRERFNDGADITSGLETTTSIYVDFVLTLLEHHSQGLNQSVPNLLRSLGQLAERGMQEQQVLFDEKIINETVQDPACCPFLCKFLFKRRIQQETMFSFMHLSFQEFFTALYYVCLDKDQAMMNLTKLCTIRHTLREFFYEPTHFSDVVKFAFGLFNKDLQCTLIKHGLSVHQNVEADLKQWFKNKIQNFEPYMFNYLYELHEKSFVEEAIQAWHEICISDTILRRTDCWALMYCAQCCHSIRSLNLDFCMLTPDKLSIILPVVNKFESLRGGKTQSVDVTPVWDADEHCSVRSLKLSVSDDVSSVCLGFCYSNVVRSLCFNLPRSEAIDWAKLLQIFHKTDLDAFTSAIHSLPKLKTLELDVDVLDKSLSLWTLSISQNVSSLTELK, from the exons ATGTCTATATCCT CAAACTCAGTGATTGCTCAGTATAAACAGCGGATTTGCAGTGAGTACCAGCATGTTACCGAGTATAACTCACTGCCTGGAGAAAATGTGCTGCTGTGTGAGCGCTACACTGAACCTCTGATCATTCAAAAACATAGAGATCAAAAAGAAAGAGAAGAAGAGATCTCCTCAAAAGGAGAAAGTTTTCAGCAGGTCCTCAGCTCCAGGAGCAGTCATGAATCTGTCCTGAACTCTCTGTTTCACACAGATGACCATGGGATCACTCCTAGAGCTGTCATACTGCAGGGAAACTCTGGGAATGGAAAATCTTTTGCTGTGCAGAAGATCATGATGGACTGGGCATCTGGTAACCTCTACAAAGATCAATTTGATGTTGTGTTTCACTTGAAGTGTAAAGAAATTAACTGCATTTCTGGTGAAAAGAGTTTGTTGGAGCTCTTGAGCTGGAGTTGTGGTTTAACTTCAGATGAGATCTCACAGATGCTCCAGCGGTCATCAGAGAGAGTGCTCTTCATTATTGATGGGTTTGATGAACTCAGACTCACACAGGACGTTTATTACATGACATCACCCACAGATCCAGACCAGAGATGCACACCTGTGCTCACCCTTTGTGCCCTGCTGAGAGGACATCTCCAGGCGAACTCTTTCCTCTTGGTCACCAGCAGATCAACAGCTACAGACACTTTAAGCAAACTGCTCAAGAATCCTCAGCGTTTCACTGAGATTATGGGCTTCTCTGAAAGGGGGGTGGAGGAGTATTTCCAGAAGTTCTTTCAGGATGAGGAACTCTTCAGGAACGCTTATACGTTTGTGAAGTCAAATGAAACCCTGTTCACTGCCTGCTCCATTCCTGTTATCTGCTGGATCATCTGCACAGTTATCAGAGAAAGATTCAATGATGGTGCAGATATAACAAGCGGTCTGGAAACAACCACATCCATATATGTTGACTTTGTGTTGACTTTACTGGAGCATCACAGTCAGGGTTTGAATCAATCTGTGCCAAATCTGCTGAGGAGTCTGGGTCAACTGGCAGAGAGAGGGATGCAGGAACAACAAGTTCTGTTTGATgagaaaattataaatgaaaCTGTGCAAGATCCTGCATGCTGTCCATTTCTGTGCAAGTTCCTCTTTAAAAGAAGAATTCAGCAGGAGACAATGTTCAGCTTCATGCATCTCAGCTTTCAGGAGTTCTTCACTGCTCTGTACTATGTCTGTCTGGATAAAGACCAGGCCATGATGAATCTTACCAAGCTATGTACCATTAGACACACACTACGTGAATTTTTTTATGAGCCAACACATTTTTCAGATGTGGTGAAGTTTGCTTTTGGTCTATTTAATAAGGACTTGCAATGCACACTTATAAAGCATGGTCTGTCTGTTCATCAAAATGTAGAGGCCGATCTgaaacaatggtttaaaaataagatTCAGAATTTCGAACCTTATATGTTTAATTATCTTTATGAACTGCATGAAAAGAGCTTTGTGGAAGAAGCTATACAGGCCTGGCATGAGATTTGTATATCTGATACAATCTTAAGAAGAACAGATTGTTGGGCTTTGATGTACTGCGCTCAGTGCTGCCACAGCATCAGATCACTCAATCTTGATTTTTGCATGTTAACACCTGACAAGTTGTCTATAATTCTTCCTGTAGTCAACAAGTTTGAGAGTTTaag AGGAGGAAAGACCCAAAG TGTTGATGTTACCCCTGTATGGGACGCAGATGAACATTGTTCTGTCAGATCATTAAAACTGTCAGTCAGTGATGATGTGTCCAG tGTCTGCTTAGGTTTTTGTTATAGCAATGTGGTACGGTCACTTTGTTTCAATCTACCACGGTCAGAGGCTATCGACTGGGCAAAGCTTCTTCAAATATTTCACAAGACAGATTTGGATGCCTTCACGTCTGCCATCCATTCTCTGCCTAAACTTAAAACGCTGGAACTGGATGTTGACGTTCTGGATAAAAGCTTGTCTCTTTGGACTCTCTCCATCAGCCAGAATGTCTCCAGTCTAACAGAACTCAAGTAA